A single region of the Mesotoga sp. Brook.08.105.5.1 genome encodes:
- a CDS encoding S1 RNA-binding domain-containing protein produces MSVKVGTVVEGSVTSVKKFGAYVNLESGEEGFIHISKVAREYVKNIEDYLKVGQKVEAKVLGTTKDGKWELSIKDLKAKGSEEGTTSQDFEKKLAKFMRDSGEKISAFKRRLDKKRGIRKRP; encoded by the coding sequence GTGAGTGTGAAAGTGGGTACCGTTGTTGAGGGAAGTGTAACTTCTGTCAAGAAATTCGGAGCGTACGTAAATCTTGAAAGCGGTGAGGAAGGGTTCATTCATATTTCCAAAGTGGCAAGAGAGTACGTGAAGAACATTGAAGACTATCTCAAAGTCGGTCAGAAAGTGGAAGCAAAGGTTCTTGGGACGACGAAGGACGGAAAGTGGGAACTGTCAATCAAAGATCTCAAGGCCAAGGGTTCAGAAGAAGGAACGACAAGTCAGGACTTCGAAAAGAAATTGGCCAAGTTCATGAGAGATAGCGGCGAGAAGATATCTGCCTTTAAGAGAAGACTCGACAAGAAAAGAGGTATCCGTAAAAGGCCATAA
- the rpmE gene encoding 50S ribosomal protein L31, whose amino-acid sequence MKKEMHPEMKLITVKCTCGAEHKFFSTKDNIKIDLCSSCHPFFRGDASSMILDTEGRVQKFRNKYGDNY is encoded by the coding sequence ATGAAAAAAGAAATGCACCCTGAGATGAAGCTGATTACCGTAAAGTGTACCTGTGGCGCAGAACACAAATTCTTCTCGACAAAGGACAACATAAAGATTGACCTTTGTTCCAGCTGCCACCCCTTCTTCCGTGGAGATGCATCTTCAATGATTCTCGACACTGAAGGAAGAGTACAGAAGTTCAGAAACAAATACGGAGACAATTACTGA